The DNA sequence TTGCTGGACGACCAGGCGACATAGCAAGGCGCCTCATAACCGGGAACCAGACGTTTGTAAGAATTCACCGTCGGGTTGGTAATGGCCGTATAATTGCGGGCGTGGTATAAAATGCCGGCCATAAATTGCCGCGCCGTCAGACTTAAGCCAAGCGCATCCTCCGGATCGTAAAATGCGTTTTTGCCGTCTTTAAACAGCGACATATGGCAATGCATGCCGGAACCCGCCATGCCGTACAGCGGCTTTGGCATGAACGTGGCGTGCAGTCCGTGCTTGCGCGCGATCGTTTTCACGACAAGTTTAAACGTCTGGATCTGGTCGGCCGCTTTAACGGCATCCGCATATTTGAAGTCGATTTCGTGCTGTCCCGGCGCAACTTCATGGTGCGAAGCTTCCATCTCGAAGCCCATCTCTTCCAGCGTCAAAACGATATCGCGACGGCAATTTTCGCCAAGATCGGTTGGCGCCAAGTCGAAATAACCGCCCTGATCGTTCAGTTCCATGGTCGGTTTGCCTTTTTCGTCCGTTTTAAACAGGAAAAATTCCGGTTCCGGACCGACATTCATTACGGAGAAGCCCAATTTTTGCATGTATTCCAGATTCCGCTTCAAAATGGCGCGCGGATCACCGGAAAACGGCGTTCCATCCGGCATATAGACGTCGCAAATCAAGCGGGCAACGCGATCCTCGGTAACCCACGGATAGACGAGCCATGTATCCAAATCGGGATATAAGTACATATCGGATTCCTCAATGCGCACATAGCCTTCAATGGATGATCCGTCAAACATCAATTTATTCGCCAATGCCTTGTCCAACTGGCTTATGGGGATTTCAACATTTTTGATCGCACCGAGCAAATCGGTGAATTGCAGACGAATAAAGCGGACATTTTGTTCTTTGGCGATCCGCTTGATATCTTCTTTGCTATAACCCATAACGACAATACCTCCCGATTGAATGACAGTTAATATTTTATGGATCTGGTTTTATTTTGTCAATGAATGTCAGATCGGTTTACAGTTGTTGACTCCCGAACATATTGGCGATCGCCGTCAACACCCCATATTTGGCATGCGAGTATGTCAGTCCGCCTTGCATATAAGCAATGTACGGCGCGCGAACAGGCGCGTCCGCCGACAGCTCCAGACTGCCTCCCTGGATAAAAGTGCCTGCCGCCATAATGACCGGGTCAGCATATCCGGGCATCTCCCAAGGTTCCGGCGTGACATGGGAATCCACCGCCGCCGCCTGTTGAATGGAACGGACAAAGGTCAGCAATTGTTCCTCATTGCGCCATTTTACCGCTTGAATAATATCGGATCTGGCTTCATTCCACTTCGGGTTCGTCGCAAACCCGCATTGCTCGAACATCGCGGCCGCAAAAACAGCGCCTTTCAAAGCTTGTCCAACCGTGTGCGGCGAAAGAAACAGGCCCAAAAACATGTCGCGCGTCGTTCCCAGCATCGCCCCTGCCTCGCCGCCGATTCCCGGCACGGTTAGACGATATGACGAAAGTTTCACTGCATTTTTTGTTCCGGCAATGTAGCCTCCGGTCCGGGCGATTCCGCCTCCCGGGTTTTTGATTAACGAACCGGCGATGATATCCGCGCCGACTTGCGGCGGCTCCAGTTCCTCGGTAAATTCTCCGTAGCAGTTGTCGACAAACACGAGCACATCCGGCCGCCACGTTTTCACCCGCTCGACCATCTCGCCGATCTCCGCAACCGAAAAAGACCGCCGCCATGAGTAGCCGCGGGAACGCTGAATGCCGATCAACTTCGTGCGGGGCGTTAACGCCTGTTTCACGCGCAGCCAATCCACCGTGCCGTCTTCCCGCAATTCCACCTCCCGAAAAGTCACTCCCCAATCGGCAAGCGACCCCGTGCCGTCGTTTGGCTGCCCGATTACTTTATGCAGCGTATCGTACGGTTTGCCGGTGATGTACAAAAGCTCGTCGCCCGGGCGCAGCACGCCGAACAGCGCCGCGGCTATCGTATGCGTCCCTGAAATCAAATGCGGCCTGACAATAGCCGCCTCCGCTCCGAACACATCGGCAAATACCAGATCCAACGTCTCTCTGCCTTTATCGTTATAGCCGTAACCAGTCGAGGTTTGCAAGTGAAAATCGCTTACGCGATGACGCTGGAAAGCACGGATCACTTTCCACTGGTTCTTGTCAATCAATCGGTCGATTTCCCGGAATTTGTCCGCCGCAAGCTGCTCGGCATCTTCCGCGAGTTTCATGAGCTCTGGTGAAAACGGCATCGTTATTCCTCCCATGTTTTCGGTTCCGCAACGCGATACGGAGCCAACAAATACCCGTTTCTCGCGAATTCGTGCGCAGGGATATGCGCTTTGATGATCATTTGTTCGCCGTCGACGGTTTGCGTAAGCACGTTCCCCATCCGGTGCAACAGCGCAATGAGATCGCCCCGTTCGGCCGGAATGGCGAATGCGTGCGCCGCCCCCGCCAATTTCTGATCGAGCAGCGTTTTCAACCGCGCAATGTCGTCATCCGAAAAAGCGGAGATCCGGATGTGACCGCTCGTATCCTGCGGGGCGGCCAATCCTGCGGGGCCGCCCAGATCCGCCTTGTTGAAAATGAGCAAACGTTCCTTGCCTGCCGCCCCAATCTCGGCAAGCACCTCTTCAACCGTGGCGATTTGCCGCGCGACATTTTGTGCCGAAGCATCCACGACATGCAAAAGCAAATCCGCTTCGCAAACTTCTTCCAATGTCGCGCGAAAAGCGGCAATCAGCGCATGCGGCAAGTTTTGGATAAATCCGACCGTATCCGTCAACACCGTTTGGTTGCCGCTCGGCAGCTTCATGGTTCGCGTAAGCGGATCAAGCGTGGCAAACAGGCGGTTTTCGGCAAAAGCATGCGCTTCGGTCAGACGGTTTAAAAGCGTGGACTTGCCGGCATTTGTGTAGCCGACCAACGCCACTTGCGTCACGCCGCTTCTTTTTCGCTGTTCCCGCAAAAGTCTGCGGTGCCTCGCCACATCCTCCAACTGTTTGCCCAATTCCACAATCCGGCTGCGGATGTGGCGTCTATCTGTTTCCAGCTTCGTTTCGCCGGGACCGCGCGTGCCGATGCCGCCGCCAAGACGGGATAAATTTTTGCCGTGTCCGGACAATCTGGGCAGCAAATAGTTCAGCTGCGCCAGCTCAACCTGGATAATCCCTTCGCGCGTTCTCGCCCGCTGCGCAAAAATATCGAGTATGAGTTGTGTCCGGTCGATGATTTTGGCGTCCAATTCATGTTCCAGATTGCGCACTTGCGCTCCCGAC is a window from the Bacilli bacterium genome containing:
- a CDS encoding glutamine synthetase family protein, which encodes MGYSKEDIKRIAKEQNVRFIRLQFTDLLGAIKNVEIPISQLDKALANKLMFDGSSIEGYVRIEESDMYLYPDLDTWLVYPWVTEDRVARLICDVYMPDGTPFSGDPRAILKRNLEYMQKLGFSVMNVGPEPEFFLFKTDEKGKPTMELNDQGGYFDLAPTDLGENCRRDIVLTLEEMGFEMEASHHEVAPGQHEIDFKYADAVKAADQIQTFKLVVKTIARKHGLHATFMPKPLYGMAGSGMHCHMSLFKDGKNAFYDPEDALGLSLTARQFMAGILYHARNYTAITNPTVNSYKRLVPGYEAPCYVAWSSS
- a CDS encoding methionine gamma-lyase family protein, which encodes MPFSPELMKLAEDAEQLAADKFREIDRLIDKNQWKVIRAFQRHRVSDFHLQTSTGYGYNDKGRETLDLVFADVFGAEAAIVRPHLISGTHTIAAALFGVLRPGDELLYITGKPYDTLHKVIGQPNDGTGSLADWGVTFREVELREDGTVDWLRVKQALTPRTKLIGIQRSRGYSWRRSFSVAEIGEMVERVKTWRPDVLVFVDNCYGEFTEELEPPQVGADIIAGSLIKNPGGGIARTGGYIAGTKNAVKLSSYRLTVPGIGGEAGAMLGTTRDMFLGLFLSPHTVGQALKGAVFAAAMFEQCGFATNPKWNEARSDIIQAVKWRNEEQLLTFVRSIQQAAAVDSHVTPEPWEMPGYADPVIMAAGTFIQGGSLELSADAPVRAPYIAYMQGGLTYSHAKYGVLTAIANMFGSQQL
- the hflX gene encoding GTPase HflX encodes the protein MRPAGYNVAPDRERCVLVGLCTDSDRLTEQEMEYSLAELAQLADTAGVEVAGTMRQKKQALDPRFLIGKGKVAELRDLIVRSGANVVIFDRELSGAQVRNLEHELDAKIIDRTQLILDIFAQRARTREGIIQVELAQLNYLLPRLSGHGKNLSRLGGGIGTRGPGETKLETDRRHIRSRIVELGKQLEDVARHRRLLREQRKRSGVTQVALVGYTNAGKSTLLNRLTEAHAFAENRLFATLDPLTRTMKLPSGNQTVLTDTVGFIQNLPHALIAAFRATLEEVCEADLLLHVVDASAQNVARQIATVEEVLAEIGAAGKERLLIFNKADLGGPAGLAAPQDTSGHIRISAFSDDDIARLKTLLDQKLAGAAHAFAIPAERGDLIALLHRMGNVLTQTVDGEQMIIKAHIPAHEFARNGYLLAPYRVAEPKTWEE